From Endomicrobiales bacterium:
GTACGATAACGACTCAGTTTTTAAACTTTCACCTTTTGAATTTTCAAGCAGGCACTTACCCCAACAGGTCATATCATAAGTAACACTGTTAACCTCGCCCTCATTTGCAACAAGTTTTGAAGTTGCATTCGATTCTGAATAAAAATGAACTATCGGTTTATGAAGTAAAATTTTATTTTCTTTATCTAATACCTGAGCAGAGTCGGCCTCAAGAGTCCAATTTGTTTTGCCGTTTTTTGCATCGGTTACACTAAACTTTTCAATGACCTGTTCGGCCGCAAAACTCTCGCCTCCCTTTTGCTCAACTTCTTTTGCGCAGGAAACAAAAAATAAAAGCCCAAAAAACAGCAGGGATAGCGGGAAGTAAGCAAAAGTGATTATTTTTTTGTTTTCCATCGTTCGTGCATCCATACCCACTGCTCTGGCAAACGCGCAATATGGCTTTCAATAAGTTGTGTTATATGAGCTGTGTTATTTAAAACATCTGCGTCAAAATTGCCGGTGCGTTTTAATTCTATTGGTTCTAATATTACCTTGTGCCTATCATCGCTTAACCTTTCATCTATAGCGAGTAAAACAGAGGCATTTGTTTTTATGGCAAGCGTGGCAAGACCGGAGGGCGTATAAGCTAACTTATTAAAAAAATTCACAAAAACACCTGGCACTGCCGTGTCTTGATCTATAAGCATTGCTATTGACTCATTATTTCTTAATGCCCTCAACATTTGCCTTGCGGCGTTATCGGCAGAGCGCAAAATTACATTTTCACCTTTTGACTGCCTAAAACCAATAAGC
This genomic window contains:
- the lptC gene encoding LPS export ABC transporter periplasmic protein LptC, yielding MENKKIITFAYFPLSLLFFGLLFFVSCAKEVEQKGGESFAAEQVIEKFSVTDAKNGKTNWTLEADSAQVLDKENKILLHKPIVHFYSESNATSKLVANEGEVNSVTYDMTCWGKCLLENSKGESLKTESLSYNSAEKKIFTESKIVLVRQGQKIVGRGFEATPDLESIIIKNQELAIE